In the Leptospira limi genome, one interval contains:
- a CDS encoding class I SAM-dependent methyltransferase: MGKLLEFVTPLHTATKRDVVARMLDDKANCAKKAKEYGFDYWDGDRRFGYGGYKYIPGRWKPVAEALIKEYDLKDGSKVLDVGCGKGFLLYEMLQIEPKLEIVGFDISRYGIENAKEELRPYLFQYKAQDPYPFSDNEFDLVFSMCAFHNLRLFELKTALSEMERVGKRAYLMLESYRNEQELFNLQCWALTCESFFDVAEWIWLYREFGYTGDYEFIYF, translated from the coding sequence ATGGGAAAATTATTAGAATTTGTAACTCCATTGCATACCGCAACAAAAAGAGATGTTGTCGCACGGATGTTAGATGACAAAGCAAATTGTGCGAAAAAAGCAAAAGAATATGGTTTCGATTATTGGGACGGAGATCGTCGTTTCGGATATGGCGGATATAAGTATATTCCTGGAAGATGGAAACCTGTAGCTGAAGCGTTAATTAAAGAATACGATTTAAAAGATGGATCCAAAGTTTTAGATGTTGGGTGTGGTAAAGGTTTTTTACTGTATGAAATGCTTCAGATTGAACCCAAACTTGAAATTGTAGGTTTTGATATCTCCCGTTATGGAATTGAAAATGCAAAAGAAGAATTGAGACCATATCTTTTTCAATACAAGGCTCAGGATCCTTATCCGTTTAGCGATAATGAATTTGACTTAGTATTTTCGATGTGTGCATTTCATAATCTTCGATTGTTTGAACTCAAAACTGCACTTTCTGAAATGGAGAGAGTAGGAAAAAGAGCCTACTTGATGTTGGAAAGTTATAGAAACGAACAAGAACTTTTTAATTTGCAATGTTGGGCTTTGACATGTGAAAGTTTTTTTGATGTAGCAGAATGGATCTGGTTATACCGCGAATTCGGTTATACTGGTGACTATGAGTTTATCTATTTTTGA
- a CDS encoding sugar nucleotide-binding protein translates to MESNVLIVGGDSQIGLAIASELKSKNISYWKTTRREEDLGNKTLYLDLDKNVENWNPPEFISTVIFCATVKPKEKQNSGLNTLNNSSTILLAKKFQSQGSFVIFLSTNSVYDGSVAFTNSTVEVCPRNNYGFDKAVTEKELIGLGDNISILRISKVVTSNMPIFLSWIHSWGEGKPVFPFDDMVMAPISISFVVILVLTIMKNKIKGIVQASADRDITYSEAAFYLAEQLGIEKSLISPSSYINAGISFSPAHTTLDSVRLKNDLLIDPPSPFEAIDEFLTHIKN, encoded by the coding sequence TTGGAAAGTAATGTTTTGATAGTCGGTGGAGATAGCCAAATTGGTTTGGCTATTGCTTCGGAATTAAAATCTAAAAATATTTCTTATTGGAAAACCACTCGCAGAGAAGAAGACTTAGGAAACAAAACTCTATATTTAGATTTAGACAAGAATGTTGAAAATTGGAATCCACCTGAATTTATATCAACAGTAATATTCTGTGCTACGGTGAAACCAAAAGAAAAACAAAATAGTGGTCTGAATACATTAAATAATTCCTCTACGATTTTACTTGCAAAAAAATTTCAATCTCAAGGCAGTTTTGTTATATTTTTATCTACAAATTCTGTTTACGATGGTTCGGTAGCATTTACTAATTCAACTGTTGAAGTTTGCCCTCGAAATAATTACGGTTTTGATAAGGCAGTGACGGAAAAGGAATTGATTGGTCTTGGTGACAATATTTCTATATTAAGAATTTCTAAAGTCGTTACTTCTAATATGCCCATTTTTTTATCCTGGATTCATTCATGGGGAGAAGGGAAACCTGTTTTTCCATTTGATGATATGGTAATGGCACCAATTTCAATTTCTTTTGTAGTAATTCTGGTTCTTACTATTATGAAGAATAAAATAAAGGGAATTGTCCAAGCTAGTGCAGACAGAGATATCACGTATTCTGAAGCTGCATTTTATTTAGCGGAGCAACTTGGCATTGAGAAATCATTAATTAGTCCTTCTTCCTATATAAATGCAGGTATTTCCTTTTCACCTGCTCACACAACTTTAGATTCGGTTAGATTAAAGAATGATTTGTTGATTGATCCCCCGTCTCCATTTGAAGCAATTGATGAATTTTTAACACATATCAAAAATTAA
- a CDS encoding DegT/DnrJ/EryC1/StrS family aminotransferase: protein MEKIPYVNLPKQWAMDRDELLPILEAVFNSGNYIGGDQVVNFEESAAALCNTRFAVALNSGTDALIYGMLAMGIGKGDEVITPPNSFIASTAAIVHIGAVPVFVDVCDDQNIDPEKIEKAITKKTKAIMPVHLTGRVAAMKEILEISEKHSLTIVEDAAQSIGSKLYDKPSGSFGRIAGFSAHPLKNLNAAGDAGFLTTNDEKIYENICKVRNHGLIDRNTVEIFGVVSRMDALQAAILNYRLKKLPELMEARRTNAKLYQQLLNKEHVFFPEDKPEEFNTYHTFVIQVNRRDELKEYLLSKGIETSIHYPIPIHLQPASKSLGYKLGDFPKVEAQASRILTLPINQFLKQDQIEYISATVNEFYSK, encoded by the coding sequence ATGGAAAAAATCCCTTATGTAAATCTTCCGAAACAATGGGCCATGGACAGGGATGAACTCCTGCCAATATTAGAAGCCGTTTTTAATTCCGGAAACTATATCGGTGGAGATCAAGTTGTCAATTTTGAAGAATCAGCTGCGGCACTATGTAATACTCGTTTTGCGGTTGCATTAAATAGTGGAACGGATGCCCTAATTTACGGAATGTTAGCAATGGGGATCGGCAAGGGGGATGAGGTCATTACTCCGCCAAATTCATTTATAGCATCAACTGCGGCAATAGTACATATCGGTGCTGTTCCCGTTTTTGTAGATGTTTGTGATGATCAAAATATTGATCCTGAAAAAATAGAAAAAGCCATCACTAAAAAAACGAAAGCAATTATGCCCGTTCATTTAACGGGAAGAGTTGCTGCAATGAAGGAAATTTTAGAAATTTCTGAAAAACACTCGCTTACAATTGTAGAAGACGCAGCGCAGTCAATTGGTTCCAAACTTTATGATAAACCAAGTGGTTCGTTTGGCAGAATTGCTGGTTTTTCAGCGCACCCATTAAAGAATTTAAATGCTGCTGGTGATGCAGGTTTTTTAACTACAAATGATGAAAAAATTTACGAGAACATCTGTAAAGTTCGTAATCATGGTTTAATTGATAGAAATACTGTAGAAATTTTTGGTGTTGTTTCTCGTATGGATGCCTTACAAGCTGCGATCTTAAATTATCGATTAAAAAAACTTCCTGAGTTGATGGAGGCTCGTAGAACAAACGCTAAGTTGTACCAACAGCTTTTAAACAAAGAACATGTTTTTTTTCCTGAAGATAAACCAGAGGAATTTAATACTTATCATACTTTTGTGATTCAGGTCAATCGTCGTGATGAACTTAAAGAATATTTGCTTTCGAAAGGAATTGAAACTTCGATTCATTATCCAATCCCCATTCACTTACAACCTGCAAGTAAAAGTTTAGGTTATAAACTTGGAGATTTCCCAAAAGTAGAAGCACAGGCTTCTAGAATTCTCACCCTACCTATCAATCAATTTTTAAAACAGGATCAGATAGAATATATTTCTGCTACTGTTAACGAGTTCTATAGCAAATGA
- a CDS encoding LIC12192 family sporadic carbohydrate cluster protein, translated as MKRLRGYIFSRPFLGERVPQHVQNIVIRDYCKKFNFQYLLSATEYAMENSFLMMEETLNELKHIDGIVAYSMYQLPSDTEKRSAIYKRVLSEGKSLHFAVEGISLYDEVSCKRIEDIWKIRLTLPNCLNYKQVV; from the coding sequence ATGAAAAGATTAAGAGGATATATTTTTAGTAGACCTTTCCTGGGAGAGCGTGTTCCACAGCATGTTCAGAATATTGTAATTCGCGATTATTGTAAAAAATTTAATTTTCAATATTTACTCAGTGCGACAGAATACGCGATGGAAAATTCCTTTCTAATGATGGAAGAAACTCTGAATGAGCTGAAACATATTGATGGAATTGTAGCTTACAGTATGTATCAACTTCCAAGTGATACTGAAAAAAGGTCTGCGATATATAAACGAGTTCTTTCTGAAGGGAAAAGTTTGCATTTCGCCGTGGAAGGAATTAGTCTTTATGATGAAGTTAGCTGCAAACGTATAGAAGATATTTGGAAGATTCGACTTACATTGCCGAATTGTTTGAATTATAAGCAGGTAGTTTAG
- a CDS encoding alpha-ketoacid dehydrogenase subunit beta translates to MKRSIPFSKAINEAIHIAMEKSKSVICFGLGANDPKRIFGTTEGLVEKFGESRVFDMPTSENGMTGVGVGASLNGIRPIMIHQRLDFFLYALDQVVNSAAKWYFMFGLKKSAPITIRLIIGHGWGQGPTHSQNLQSWFAHIPGLKVVMPTSADDAKGLLLSSVFDENPVIFLEHRWLHNVHSEVPEEYYEIPIGKAKIVSEGSDITIVSYSYMTLEATHAAKVLKKYGISCEIVDLRTIRPLDWETVFTSVKKTGKLLALDSSSPFASVASEIVSRVCLDIFDSLKMSPLRITQPDYASPSSFGLTKHYYRGAKEIVMEVCKAFGVNPDDNDLTELEKKPHDVPGDWFKGPF, encoded by the coding sequence ATGAAAAGATCTATCCCTTTTTCAAAAGCTATCAATGAAGCAATCCATATTGCGATGGAAAAAAGTAAATCTGTCATTTGTTTTGGTTTAGGTGCAAATGATCCTAAAAGAATTTTTGGAACTACTGAAGGTCTTGTAGAAAAATTTGGTGAATCCAGAGTTTTTGATATGCCCACCTCGGAAAATGGAATGACCGGAGTAGGAGTAGGTGCGTCCTTAAATGGGATTCGTCCGATTATGATTCACCAAAGATTAGATTTTTTTCTTTATGCTTTGGATCAGGTAGTGAACTCAGCAGCAAAATGGTATTTTATGTTTGGTTTGAAAAAATCTGCACCAATCACCATTAGACTTATTATTGGTCATGGCTGGGGACAGGGACCAACTCATTCTCAAAACCTCCAGTCTTGGTTTGCGCATATCCCAGGTTTGAAAGTCGTAATGCCTACATCTGCAGATGATGCAAAGGGATTACTATTATCTTCTGTATTTGATGAAAATCCTGTTATATTTTTGGAACATCGTTGGTTACATAACGTACATAGCGAAGTACCAGAAGAGTATTATGAAATTCCTATTGGGAAAGCAAAAATAGTTTCAGAAGGTTCTGATATTACTATTGTTTCTTATTCCTATATGACATTAGAGGCAACTCATGCAGCTAAGGTTTTAAAGAAATACGGAATATCCTGCGAGATTGTTGATCTTCGTACGATTCGTCCTTTGGATTGGGAAACGGTTTTTACTTCAGTAAAAAAGACGGGTAAACTACTCGCATTGGATTCATCTTCTCCTTTTGCTTCTGTTGCTAGCGAAATTGTATCTAGAGTTTGTTTGGATATCTTTGACTCACTAAAAATGTCACCGCTAAGAATCACTCAACCTGATTATGCATCTCCTTCTAGTTTCGGTCTTACAAAGCATTATTACCGTGGAGCTAAGGAAATCGTTATGGAAGTCTGTAAAGCCTTTGGAGTGAATCCAGATGATAATGATCTAACAGAACTTGAGAAAAAACCGCATGATGTTCCTGGAGACTGGTTTAAAGGGCCTTTTTAA
- a CDS encoding sporadic carbohydrate cluster 2OG-Fe(II) oxygenase, whose translation MFFSEKELELSKQYFEEGYVIAEAANQDSLNWIRGKYVSIIKDILSISKDISSDEDLFGKIHEKVKVSELNDFRLKVIQSINSEKDFRFHYFQVAKPYLEALVGNELAMQLRVNLSIQFPNDDSSLLPVHSDTWSGDSPYEVVVWLPLVDCYKTKSMYILPPKETDILFRNFGKKAGVSSEELYQSISKDVKFLEINYGQVLLFNQGLPHGNRINLEPLTRWTMNCRFKGVFTPYGDKKLGEFFEPITLRSASRVGMDYFFPTIQ comes from the coding sequence ATGTTTTTCTCAGAGAAAGAATTAGAGTTATCAAAACAGTATTTTGAAGAAGGATACGTTATTGCCGAAGCAGCAAATCAAGATTCATTAAATTGGATCCGAGGAAAATATGTTTCCATCATAAAGGATATCCTTTCCATTTCGAAAGATATTTCCTCCGATGAAGATTTGTTTGGGAAAATTCATGAAAAAGTAAAAGTTTCAGAACTAAATGATTTTCGACTTAAAGTAATCCAATCAATCAATTCAGAAAAAGACTTTCGTTTTCATTATTTCCAAGTTGCAAAACCCTATTTGGAAGCATTAGTCGGAAACGAATTGGCTATGCAATTGAGAGTTAATTTAAGCATTCAATTTCCTAATGATGACAGTTCTTTACTTCCCGTTCATTCTGATACTTGGTCAGGCGACTCACCATATGAAGTGGTTGTTTGGTTGCCTTTGGTTGATTGTTATAAAACAAAATCAATGTATATTCTTCCTCCTAAGGAAACGGATATTTTATTCAGGAACTTTGGTAAGAAGGCTGGTGTTTCCAGCGAAGAACTATATCAATCGATTTCAAAAGATGTTAAATTTTTAGAAATCAATTACGGACAAGTTCTACTTTTTAATCAAGGGTTACCTCATGGTAATAGAATCAATCTGGAACCATTAACTCGATGGACAATGAACTGCAGATTCAAAGGAGTTTTTACTCCTTATGGAGATAAAAAATTAGGCGAATTTTTTGAACCGATTACGCTTAGATCCGCATCCAGAGTGGGAATGGATTATTTTTTCCCTACAATCCAATGA
- a CDS encoding DegT/DnrJ/EryC1/StrS family aminotransferase, with translation MILCANPLAQNTSYLDEIQKAVSSVIHSNRYILGPEVEALESEFASYIGTKFSIGVANGTDALEIALRALGIGPGAEVITVSHTAVATVAAIEAVGADPVLVDVDPKYFTLDPTQLESVYSPKTKAVIAVHLYGQSADLDSIQRFCKEKGIFLIEDTSQAHGAKWNGKRLGSIGDIGCYSCYPTKNLGAIGDGGLITTSDPSLAAKMKMLREYGWKDRYISEFAGRNSRLDELQAAILRVKLRHLNTDNGKRKTIASIYDGELSKLNLKTPVKHNVAEHVYHLYVIQLESREKMISHLKEANIFPGVHYPMPIHLQPAYIGKIKTSTSMKVTENLSKTVLSLPMYPELPLDDVKKVVTSVRSFFN, from the coding sequence ATGATTCTTTGCGCTAACCCTTTAGCACAAAACACTTCTTATTTGGATGAAATCCAAAAAGCAGTTTCCTCTGTCATTCATAGCAATCGATATATACTCGGTCCTGAAGTAGAGGCTTTGGAATCTGAGTTTGCTTCTTATATTGGAACCAAATTTTCTATCGGCGTTGCCAATGGAACAGATGCACTGGAAATCGCACTTCGTGCTTTGGGAATTGGACCTGGTGCAGAGGTAATCACTGTTTCTCATACGGCAGTTGCTACTGTAGCAGCCATTGAGGCAGTAGGTGCAGATCCTGTTCTTGTTGATGTTGATCCGAAGTATTTCACTTTAGATCCTACACAATTGGAATCTGTTTATTCGCCTAAAACAAAGGCAGTGATCGCAGTTCATCTTTATGGTCAGTCCGCCGATTTAGATTCTATTCAACGTTTTTGTAAAGAGAAAGGCATTTTTCTAATTGAAGATACTTCTCAAGCTCATGGTGCAAAATGGAATGGGAAAAGATTGGGAAGTATTGGTGATATAGGATGTTACAGTTGTTACCCTACAAAAAACTTGGGTGCCATTGGTGACGGTGGATTAATCACCACAAGTGATCCGTCTCTCGCAGCAAAGATGAAAATGTTGAGGGAATATGGCTGGAAAGATCGTTACATTAGCGAATTTGCAGGTAGGAATTCCCGATTGGATGAATTACAAGCAGCAATTTTAAGAGTTAAACTTCGTCATTTAAATACGGATAATGGAAAAAGAAAAACAATAGCCTCTATTTATGATGGTGAACTTTCAAAACTTAATCTGAAGACTCCCGTAAAACATAATGTAGCAGAACATGTTTATCATTTGTATGTAATTCAGTTGGAATCTAGAGAAAAAATGATTTCTCATTTGAAAGAAGCAAATATATTTCCAGGGGTTCATTACCCTATGCCAATTCATCTGCAGCCCGCGTATATCGGAAAGATTAAAACATCTACTTCCATGAAAGTAACGGAGAATCTGTCCAAAACGGTTCTCTCTTTGCCAATGTATCCAGAATTGCCGTTAGATGATGTAAAGAAAGTAGTTACTTCTGTTCGTTCCTTTTTTAACTAA
- a CDS encoding class I SAM-dependent methyltransferase: MKTVNCRVSGKPLTEVVDFGKQPLGNGFLTPYQYKDEYFFNMAVAYCETSKMFQLVDQPEPEKMFHDQYAFFSSTSKYMEKHFKEFADLILGSKYISKENPFVVELGCNDGIMLKNFAQNKINHLGIEPSTNVAKVANQNGVKTISEFFDANVAEKIVKEHGQADAFLSANVMCHIPDIKSVVKGIATLLKPTGVVMFEDPYLGDVVEKTSYDQIYDEHVFLFSAHSVQYLFRLYDLELIDLLPQKTHGGSMRYVLAHKGAYPVSEAVHKILEKEKQQGLDKLETFTKFRQNVEKSKSDLVSLLKEIKSTGKRVIGYAATSKSTTILNYCGIGPDLIDFISDTTPIKQGKFSPGVHIPVKAYSEFKSAYPEYAFLLAWNHSEEIMANEQAFMQSGGKWITHVPTVRVVK, encoded by the coding sequence ATGAAAACAGTAAATTGTAGAGTGAGCGGAAAGCCGCTAACGGAAGTAGTAGATTTCGGTAAACAGCCATTAGGTAACGGTTTTTTGACACCTTATCAATACAAAGATGAATATTTTTTCAATATGGCAGTGGCTTATTGCGAAACTAGTAAAATGTTTCAATTGGTGGATCAACCTGAGCCTGAAAAAATGTTTCATGACCAATATGCTTTTTTTTCCAGTACTTCTAAATATATGGAAAAACATTTTAAGGAATTTGCAGATTTAATTCTTGGTTCCAAATACATTTCGAAAGAAAATCCATTTGTAGTGGAGTTAGGTTGTAATGATGGGATTATGCTTAAGAATTTTGCTCAAAACAAAATTAACCATTTAGGCATTGAACCTTCTACTAATGTAGCTAAAGTTGCAAATCAAAACGGCGTGAAAACAATTTCAGAATTTTTTGATGCCAATGTTGCGGAAAAAATTGTAAAAGAACATGGCCAGGCGGATGCATTTTTGTCTGCCAATGTAATGTGTCATATTCCAGACATTAAGAGTGTAGTGAAAGGAATTGCGACCCTACTAAAACCTACTGGGGTTGTGATGTTCGAAGATCCTTATTTGGGAGATGTAGTAGAAAAAACTTCTTACGATCAAATTTACGACGAACACGTATTTTTGTTCTCTGCCCATTCCGTACAATACTTATTCAGACTTTATGATTTAGAACTTATTGATTTACTACCTCAAAAAACACATGGCGGTTCTATGAGATATGTACTGGCACATAAAGGTGCTTATCCTGTCAGTGAAGCCGTTCATAAGATTCTAGAAAAAGAAAAACAACAAGGTTTGGATAAATTAGAAACTTTCACAAAATTCAGACAGAATGTCGAAAAGTCTAAATCAGATTTGGTCTCTCTTTTAAAAGAAATCAAATCCACAGGCAAAAGAGTTATTGGTTATGCTGCAACTTCTAAAAGTACCACCATTCTGAATTATTGTGGAATCGGCCCAGACTTAATCGATTTTATTTCTGATACAACTCCGATCAAACAAGGAAAATTTTCTCCTGGAGTTCATATCCCGGTAAAAGCATACTCTGAGTTTAAGTCTGCATATCCAGAATATGCATTTTTGTTAGCTTGGAACCACTCGGAAGAGATCATGGCAAACGAACAAGCGTTCATGCAGTCTGGCGGCAAATGGATCACTCATGTGCCAACGGTAAGAGTTGTAAAATGA
- a CDS encoding TIGR04372 family glycosyltransferase, producing MDFKRKIKLYTSLVARTIFFPVCFVIVLLLRLIRPILVIRWGGLISHRIGHFAANTELYLCEKENGINIPKGSFLDIHYFLVKPVCNHQLALMWKRTLRIWPTWIFNLLNPVNRLIPGWEIHEIGNNTQGDRDVHNLLDTSKPHLSFNKDEIEFGELQLRKMGIPEQAKIVCIIVRDNIYLQSQFPGEWSYHNYRDSNIQNFLMAAEELTKKGYYVLRMGAKVKDALQTSNPMIIDYGFNGMRTDFMDIYIGYKCTFCISTATGWDAVPDHLFRRPIVYVNNVPLGIIATYREKNLIITKMSYSAEEKRNLTMKEIFSRDVGFAMATNDYSSKGIQLIENTAEEICSVVMEMEHRLNGTWTPKENDESLQSQFWNIFPTDATDPVRGKPYHGKIKARFGADFLRNNEWWLKS from the coding sequence ATGGATTTTAAAAGAAAAATAAAACTCTATACTTCTCTAGTGGCTAGAACTATTTTTTTCCCAGTTTGTTTTGTCATAGTGCTTTTGCTTCGTCTGATCCGGCCAATTTTAGTGATACGTTGGGGAGGGCTGATCTCACATCGAATAGGACACTTTGCAGCAAATACAGAATTATATTTATGTGAGAAAGAAAACGGAATCAATATCCCTAAAGGTTCGTTTTTAGATATTCATTATTTTTTAGTAAAACCAGTTTGTAACCACCAATTAGCTCTTATGTGGAAAAGAACTCTGCGGATTTGGCCAACGTGGATATTTAATTTATTAAATCCTGTGAATCGTTTGATTCCAGGTTGGGAAATTCATGAGATTGGAAATAATACTCAAGGTGATAGGGATGTCCATAATTTGTTGGATACTTCGAAACCTCATTTATCCTTTAATAAAGATGAAATAGAATTTGGTGAGTTACAATTGCGGAAAATGGGAATCCCTGAACAGGCTAAAATTGTTTGTATAATTGTTAGAGATAATATATATTTGCAATCGCAATTTCCAGGAGAATGGAGTTACCATAATTATAGAGATAGTAATATTCAAAATTTCCTAATGGCTGCAGAAGAATTAACTAAAAAAGGTTATTATGTACTGCGAATGGGTGCTAAAGTAAAGGATGCTTTGCAAACTTCAAATCCTATGATTATTGATTACGGATTTAATGGCATGCGTACTGATTTTATGGACATTTATATCGGATATAAATGTACTTTTTGTATATCAACAGCTACTGGCTGGGATGCCGTTCCGGATCATTTATTTCGGCGTCCTATTGTTTACGTAAATAATGTTCCATTAGGAATTATCGCAACATATAGAGAAAAAAATCTGATAATCACAAAGATGTCTTATTCTGCGGAAGAAAAACGTAATTTAACAATGAAAGAAATTTTTTCAAGAGATGTTGGATTTGCTATGGCAACAAACGATTATTCTTCCAAAGGAATTCAGCTAATTGAAAACACGGCAGAAGAGATATGTTCAGTTGTTATGGAAATGGAACATCGTTTGAATGGAACTTGGACACCAAAAGAAAATGACGAAAGTTTACAAAGTCAATTCTGGAATATATTCCCGACCGATGCAACAGATCCAGTGAGAGGAAAACCATATCATGGAAAAATTAAGGCCAGATTTGGTGCTGATTTTTTAAGAAATAATGAATGGTGGCTTAAGTCTTAA
- a CDS encoding methyltransferase, TIGR04325 family encodes MSKKINTDSKSIRIWDGVYSTWEKAVSSAGGQDGKKGFSNERWFDRIVDQLISFREEIKKFGIAVPPRPTNLPTVCSMVKPEIIVDLGGSSGWIYDYLTSVYLPNKIKKYTILEVPDIVSRHKKFTHTSKVKYSSDYSKLSNCDLFYTNSVIQYFPTNEHLLNILSHLNPKYILVDDLYAGDNKEFFSNQISYEKRIPHRFLNFRKFKKDVESLGYKLILKQPFHTPILGVYQSKPMDHFPKEYRLRYSLSVLFQRIR; translated from the coding sequence ATGAGTAAAAAAATAAATACTGATTCTAAATCGATCCGAATTTGGGATGGTGTTTATTCTACTTGGGAAAAGGCTGTTTCTTCTGCAGGAGGCCAGGACGGCAAAAAGGGATTTTCGAACGAAAGATGGTTTGATCGTATTGTCGATCAACTGATTTCATTCAGGGAAGAAATCAAAAAGTTTGGAATTGCGGTTCCTCCTAGGCCCACAAATTTACCTACTGTTTGTTCTATGGTAAAACCGGAAATAATCGTTGATTTAGGTGGCTCTTCTGGATGGATTTATGATTATCTAACTTCTGTTTATCTTCCAAATAAGATAAAAAAATATACCATTTTAGAAGTTCCAGATATTGTTTCTAGGCATAAAAAATTCACTCACACAAGTAAAGTTAAGTATTCATCTGATTATTCCAAATTATCGAATTGCGATTTATTTTATACCAATAGCGTAATTCAATACTTCCCCACCAATGAACATTTGCTAAATATTTTAAGTCATTTGAATCCAAAATATATTTTGGTTGATGATTTATACGCGGGTGATAATAAAGAGTTTTTTTCGAATCAAATTTCTTATGAAAAAAGAATTCCTCATCGTTTTCTGAATTTTAGAAAATTTAAAAAGGATGTTGAGTCGTTAGGTTATAAACTCATACTAAAACAACCTTTCCACACTCCAATTCTTGGTGTTTATCAATCTAAGCCAATGGATCATTTTCCTAAAGAGTATAGACTCAGATATTCTCTTTCTGTTCTTTTTCAAAGGATTCGATAG
- a CDS encoding thiamine pyrophosphate-dependent dehydrogenase E1 component subunit alpha has translation MSKLLIDLYTSALRIRLTEQEISARYSQNRMRCPTHLSIGQEGVAAAVGLALRNDDFAVSTHRAHAHYLGKGGNLNTMMAEIYGKKTGCSGGHGGSMHLSDLSCGFIGSTSIVGNSIPIGVGLGLSIQLNETDQVSCIYFGDGSVEEGAFYESVNYAAVRNLPVLFMCENNFFSVYSPLDVRQPKDRKIHEMVRAMGVRSDVGDGNDTLGIYNKVSDTVKEMRNGKGPFFWEFYTYRHLEHCGPNWDDNLGYRSEVEVKEWLGKDPLVKLKNDLISNGVTEQTINEIKLKLVAEINVAFDFAENSEFPTMEESYKSEYK, from the coding sequence TTGAGTAAATTATTAATAGATTTATATACTTCTGCATTACGTATCAGATTAACAGAGCAGGAAATTTCAGCCCGTTATAGTCAGAATAGAATGAGGTGCCCTACGCATCTTAGTATTGGTCAAGAAGGTGTGGCAGCTGCTGTGGGCCTTGCTCTTAGAAATGATGATTTTGCTGTTAGTACGCATAGAGCACATGCTCACTACCTTGGTAAAGGCGGTAATCTTAATACGATGATGGCCGAAATTTATGGAAAAAAAACCGGATGTAGTGGTGGTCACGGTGGTTCAATGCACTTGAGCGACCTCTCCTGTGGTTTTATTGGTTCCACTTCTATTGTTGGTAATAGTATTCCCATTGGCGTGGGTTTAGGCCTCTCAATTCAATTAAACGAAACAGACCAAGTTAGTTGTATTTATTTTGGAGATGGTTCTGTAGAGGAAGGCGCATTTTACGAATCCGTGAATTACGCTGCTGTGAGAAATCTTCCCGTTTTATTTATGTGTGAGAATAATTTCTTTTCCGTATATTCTCCGTTAGATGTTCGTCAGCCAAAAGATAGAAAAATTCATGAAATGGTTCGAGCTATGGGAGTTCGGAGTGATGTAGGTGATGGAAATGACACTCTAGGAATTTATAATAAAGTGTCTGATACAGTAAAAGAAATGAGGAATGGAAAAGGGCCTTTTTTCTGGGAATTTTATACTTATCGTCATCTTGAACATTGTGGTCCTAATTGGGATGATAATTTAGGTTATAGATCTGAAGTAGAAGTAAAAGAATGGTTGGGCAAAGATCCTTTAGTTAAATTAAAAAATGATTTAATATCAAATGGTGTGACTGAACAAACAATTAACGAGATCAAATTGAAGTTAGTGGCAGAAATCAATGTTGCCTTTGATTTTGCTGAGAACTCCGAGTTTCCGACTATGGAAGAATCTTACAAATCGGAGTACAAATAA